The following proteins come from a genomic window of Aequorivita marisscotiae:
- a CDS encoding nitric oxide reductase activation protein NorD: MFEPDEFIFAKVAKFLKRRKKSAKEAIAHTVKLCEIKPRLTLMARAVTGHPIEIFEAEQEGGYKNNAFFLPERFSGFDTSEKNLAFYIFRTLYLSIQKSFQLNYELGEEHTLEEARQISEENAEKVLTEIFNQFPGTEQIYNELKLHFEKNASEKNPPDYSYIYGKWMANSPETPKKKVLQNISEKVKTAIEEEINTILKANAVEEIKSIEVDKKAQEDYVLTHNFEKAETAEEWEGGWRDFDGDDELDDHANALEDLNMKQTVRVDDPTHSIYQAEFIENTTISESAEIENANYNILYDEWDYSKRTYKTDFCKVYPQTQTETDSDYYINTLREHATTLMGLRKMLTSVNNKYQQQRRQLQGEEFDLDALTDLYVDVHSGHTPSENIYLSKRKKEKDLSILMLLDSSLSSDGYAADNRVIDVEKQVSIIFGEILEEFNVDFSIAGFHSKTRNHSTYLTLKNFDEPWQKAKQKVGALQPSGYTRIGTALRHSGALLDKRDTKNKWVILISDGKPNDYDKYEGKYGINDVKQALRELNQRNINSYALAIEAQAKYYLPQMFGQNHFQILTTPVELLQSLVKLYDKIKHQS; the protein is encoded by the coding sequence ATGTTCGAACCCGATGAGTTTATCTTTGCCAAGGTTGCAAAATTTCTAAAGCGCAGAAAAAAAAGTGCTAAGGAAGCAATTGCGCACACCGTAAAACTTTGTGAAATAAAGCCTCGGCTCACTTTGATGGCACGTGCCGTAACCGGTCATCCCATCGAAATTTTTGAGGCAGAGCAGGAGGGTGGTTATAAAAACAACGCTTTCTTTTTGCCCGAACGATTTTCAGGGTTTGATACTTCGGAAAAAAATCTGGCCTTTTATATTTTTAGGACGCTATATCTTTCAATTCAAAAAAGCTTTCAGCTTAATTATGAATTGGGCGAGGAGCATACCTTGGAAGAGGCGCGGCAAATTTCCGAAGAAAATGCTGAAAAAGTATTAACTGAAATTTTTAATCAATTTCCCGGAACGGAGCAGATTTATAACGAACTGAAACTTCACTTTGAAAAAAACGCTTCGGAAAAAAATCCGCCCGACTATTCCTATATTTATGGGAAATGGATGGCGAATTCGCCTGAAACACCAAAGAAAAAAGTACTTCAGAATATTTCAGAAAAAGTAAAAACCGCCATTGAAGAAGAGATAAATACTATTTTGAAAGCCAATGCGGTAGAAGAAATAAAATCTATTGAAGTTGACAAAAAAGCACAGGAAGATTATGTGCTCACCCACAACTTTGAAAAAGCCGAAACCGCAGAAGAGTGGGAAGGCGGTTGGCGCGATTTTGATGGCGATGACGAGCTGGACGACCACGCAAATGCGCTGGAAGATTTAAATATGAAACAAACCGTGCGGGTAGACGATCCCACGCATTCTATTTATCAGGCCGAGTTTATTGAAAATACAACCATTTCTGAAAGTGCGGAAATAGAAAATGCCAACTACAACATTTTGTATGACGAATGGGATTATTCCAAACGCACTTATAAAACAGATTTTTGCAAGGTTTATCCGCAAACACAAACCGAAACCGATTCTGATTATTATATAAATACTTTAAGGGAACACGCAACAACCTTGATGGGGCTTCGGAAAATGCTTACTTCGGTAAATAATAAATACCAACAGCAACGCAGGCAGTTGCAGGGCGAGGAGTTTGACCTTGATGCGCTCACAGATTTGTATGTGGACGTTCATTCGGGCCACACGCCTTCGGAAAATATCTATCTCTCAAAACGCAAAAAAGAAAAAGACCTTTCTATTTTGATGCTTTTGGACAGCAGCCTTTCCAGCGATGGCTATGCTGCAGACAATCGGGTAATAGATGTGGAAAAACAGGTTTCAATCATTTTTGGGGAAATTTTGGAGGAATTCAACGTAGATTTTTCTATTGCCGGTTTTCATTCCAAAACCCGGAACCACAGCACATATTTAACCTTAAAAAATTTTGATGAGCCGTGGCAGAAGGCAAAGCAAAAAGTTGGCGCCTTGCAACCCAGCGGTTATACGCGAATTGGTACGGCATTGCGACATTCGGGTGCTTTGCTGGATAAACGTGACACAAAAAACAAATGGGTAATTCTTATTTCAGATGGAAAACCCAATGATTACGATAAGTACGAAGGCAAATACGGCATAAATGATGTAAAGCAGGCGCTACGTGAATTGAACCAGCGGAATATAAATTCGTATGCGTTGGCCATTGAAGCGCAGGCAAAATATTATTTGCCGCAGATGTTTGGGCAGAACCATTTTCAGATTTTGACTACACCGGTAGAACTGCTGCAATCGCTTGTAAAATTGTACGATAAAATAAAACACCAAAGTTAA
- a CDS encoding cytochrome c oxidase subunit 3 produces the protein MKTTATIDYKNIFYPPGGILLWIVIYLELVTFGIALVFMAINAKAEPEIFHESRLMLNTAYGAINTVFLLSSGWCMAQSVHFLKRRNFSKSKLFLKLTMLGGVLFLVLKGVEYYDKVEAGLTIGYNAFFGYYWMLTLFHLIHVVVGIIILLVLGRTLSKKPETLKVEDYESGAAFWHMCDLIWLLLFPIIYLLF, from the coding sequence ATGAAAACTACGGCAACAATAGATTACAAAAACATATTTTACCCACCAGGCGGCATATTGCTGTGGATTGTTATTTATTTGGAACTGGTAACTTTTGGCATTGCATTGGTTTTTATGGCGATAAATGCAAAAGCCGAACCCGAAATATTTCACGAATCGCGCTTAATGCTCAATACGGCTTATGGCGCAATAAATACCGTATTTTTACTTAGTAGCGGATGGTGCATGGCGCAGTCGGTTCATTTTTTGAAACGTCGAAATTTTAGTAAAAGCAAATTGTTTTTAAAGCTAACCATGCTTGGTGGCGTACTTTTCTTGGTATTGAAAGGAGTGGAATATTACGATAAAGTGGAAGCCGGCCTTACTATCGGCTACAATGCCTTCTTTGGTTATTATTGGATGCTTACGCTATTTCACCTAATTCACGTTGTAGTGGGCATCATTATTTTGCTTGTTTTGGGAAGAACCCTCAGCAAAAAACCCGAAACCCTAAAAGTAGAAGATTATGAATCGGGCGCGGCCTTTTGGCATATGTGCGATTTGATTTGGCTACTTCTTTTTCCAATAATTTATTTATTATTCTAA
- a CDS encoding cytochrome C oxidase subunit IV family protein, whose product MERTFNITWLILIGLTILSAVFANLDLANVALIILALSFLKFIGVAFFFMELKKANAFWKVLLVAFLGLLLIVVWAI is encoded by the coding sequence ATGGAACGCACTTTTAACATCACTTGGCTTATTTTAATTGGGCTTACAATTCTGTCTGCAGTTTTTGCGAATCTGGATTTGGCTAATGTTGCATTAATTATTTTGGCTTTGTCTTTTCTAAAATTTATCGGGGTTGCTTTTTTCTTTATGGAACTTAAAAAAGCCAATGCTTTTTGGAAGGTACTTTTGGTGGCGTTCTTGGGATTACTGTTAATTGTAGTTTGGGCGATTTAG
- a CDS encoding Txe/YoeB family addiction module toxin, with protein sequence MKYIFVDESWEDYLYWQKTDKKKLKKINEILKDIARNPFDGIGKPEPLKHKYAGFWSRRIDSEHRLIYKFKEGEILIAKCRFHYD encoded by the coding sequence ATGAAGTATATTTTTGTCGACGAATCTTGGGAAGATTATCTGTATTGGCAAAAAACCGACAAAAAGAAGTTGAAAAAAATAAATGAAATTCTAAAAGATATCGCTCGAAATCCTTTTGATGGCATTGGAAAACCTGAACCTTTAAAACACAAATACGCTGGCTTCTGGTCTAGGCGAATTGATAGCGAACATAGGCTAATTTATAAATTTAAAGAGGGTGAAATATTAATTGCAAAATGCCGCTTCCATTACGACTGA
- a CDS encoding type II toxin-antitoxin system Phd/YefM family antitoxin, giving the protein MQITTVSDFRKDIKTYLDRVVKNVETLIINRGKDSGIVIMSLQEYNSLMATNHELSSRKNERRLDSAIDKLNSGSTFNKELIED; this is encoded by the coding sequence ATGCAAATTACAACCGTTTCGGACTTTAGAAAGGATATTAAAACGTACTTAGATCGAGTTGTAAAGAACGTTGAAACTTTAATTATTAATCGCGGAAAGGATTCTGGAATAGTAATCATGTCTTTGCAGGAGTACAATTCCTTAATGGCTACAAATCACGAATTGTCTTCTCGAAAGAATGAAAGGAGATTAGATTCTGCAATTGACAAACTTAATAGCGGATCTACTTTTAACAAAGAACTAATCGAAGATTAA
- a CDS encoding acetate--CoA ligase family protein yields the protein MVNKQLLNPKSITVIGASNDSKKPGGNMLKNILAGGFAGNLYAVNPKEERVQGIKSFSEVMEIPQTDLAILAIPAKYCPETVKILAEEKNTKAFIIISAGFGEAGEQGKQCEQQIVSTVNSANGCLIGPNCIGVITENYKGVFTAPVPPFNPKGCDLISGSGATAVFIMEAGMALGVTFANVFSVGNAAQTGVEDILEYMDENFNAEKDPLIKLLYLETISNPQKLLKHASSLIKKGAKIAAIKAGSTAEGSRAATSHTGAIASSDMTVRALFHKAGIVYCSSREQLLSVAAIFNYKKLKGKNIAIITHAGGSAVMLADQLSKGGLKVPEISGPEAEKLKSFLYPGSSIANPIDFLATGTAEQLGIIIDYCEHKFDSIDAMVVVFGSAGLFDVENVYNVLSVKLEICNKPIFPVLPSVVNAQREIQSFLKKGHIHFPDEVVLGKALAQVYNTPEPQSQKISLPKIDIESIRKIINTATEGYLSPKQTVDLLDAAGIPRVHEIVENSKEKLLAAMEATDFPVVMKVVGPLHKSDAQGVVLNIANKGEAAETFDLLMKIDSATAVMVQPQLVGLELFVGVMKEPGFNHTILCGLGGIFIEVLNDVSAGLSPISKNEAENMVQSLRGYKLIQGARGKKGANEKIFIDIIQRLSALVQAATEIIEMDINPLIGTQRAITAVDARVRIGR from the coding sequence ATGGTAAACAAACAACTCCTTAACCCAAAAAGCATCACTGTAATTGGCGCTTCCAACGACTCAAAAAAACCCGGTGGCAATATGCTGAAAAACATTCTTGCTGGAGGGTTTGCGGGAAATCTTTACGCGGTGAATCCAAAGGAAGAAAGAGTTCAGGGCATAAAAAGTTTTTCTGAAGTAATGGAAATTCCCCAAACCGACCTCGCCATTCTTGCCATTCCGGCAAAATATTGTCCCGAAACGGTAAAAATTTTAGCCGAAGAAAAAAATACGAAGGCTTTTATAATCATTTCCGCAGGTTTTGGCGAAGCGGGCGAACAGGGAAAACAATGCGAGCAGCAGATAGTTTCGACGGTCAATTCGGCTAATGGTTGCCTGATTGGCCCAAACTGCATTGGCGTAATTACCGAAAATTACAAAGGCGTTTTTACGGCTCCGGTGCCACCTTTCAATCCAAAAGGTTGCGACCTCATCTCGGGCTCGGGCGCAACGGCGGTTTTTATCATGGAAGCGGGAATGGCCTTGGGCGTTACTTTTGCAAATGTGTTTTCCGTTGGAAATGCAGCCCAAACAGGCGTTGAGGATATTTTGGAATATATGGATGAAAATTTTAATGCCGAAAAAGATCCCTTGATAAAACTGCTGTATCTCGAAACCATTTCCAATCCACAAAAATTGCTAAAACACGCCTCCTCTCTTATAAAAAAAGGGGCAAAAATAGCAGCCATAAAAGCGGGAAGCACCGCAGAAGGCAGTCGCGCCGCAACTTCGCACACCGGAGCAATTGCCAGTAGCGATATGACGGTGCGCGCGCTGTTTCACAAAGCGGGCATTGTTTATTGCAGCAGTAGAGAGCAATTGTTGAGCGTAGCAGCTATTTTCAACTATAAAAAGTTAAAAGGAAAAAACATTGCAATTATAACCCACGCAGGGGGTTCGGCGGTAATGTTGGCAGATCAGCTTTCAAAAGGCGGATTAAAAGTTCCCGAAATTTCAGGTCCCGAAGCAGAAAAATTGAAATCGTTTCTTTATCCCGGTTCTTCAATTGCCAATCCCATAGACTTTTTGGCAACCGGAACCGCCGAGCAGTTGGGCATCATTATAGATTATTGCGAACATAAATTTGATTCTATAGATGCTATGGTCGTAGTTTTTGGTAGTGCAGGCCTCTTTGATGTTGAAAATGTGTACAACGTTTTAAGCGTAAAACTAGAAATTTGCAACAAACCAATTTTCCCGGTTCTACCTTCCGTTGTAAACGCCCAACGCGAAATTCAATCTTTTTTAAAGAAAGGACACATTCATTTTCCAGATGAAGTGGTTTTGGGAAAAGCTCTGGCACAAGTTTATAATACACCCGAGCCGCAATCGCAAAAAATATCTCTCCCAAAAATTGATATTGAAAGTATTAGAAAAATCATCAACACCGCTACTGAAGGCTATCTTTCTCCTAAACAAACCGTAGATTTATTGGATGCAGCAGGAATTCCGCGGGTTCATGAAATTGTAGAAAATTCAAAAGAAAAATTGCTTGCAGCTATGGAAGCAACAGACTTTCCCGTAGTGATGAAAGTGGTTGGCCCACTCCACAAATCGGATGCCCAAGGCGTGGTTTTAAATATTGCCAATAAAGGTGAAGCCGCCGAAACTTTCGATTTATTGATGAAGATAGATTCGGCCACTGCTGTAATGGTGCAGCCTCAATTAGTAGGGCTGGAATTGTTTGTGGGCGTAATGAAGGAACCCGGATTTAACCACACCATTCTTTGCGGTTTGGGCGGAATTTTTATTGAAGTGCTCAATGATGTTTCTGCGGGCTTAAGCCCCATCTCTAAAAACGAGGCCGAAAATATGGTGCAGTCGCTCCGCGGATACAAATTAATTCAAGGCGCACGAGGGAAAAAAGGAGCGAATGAAAAAATATTTATAGATATTATCCAGCGGCTCTCGGCATTGGTCCAAGCTGCCACCGAAATTATTGAAATGGACATCAACCCATTAATTGGCACACAACGCGCCATCACCGCGGTAGATGCGCGAGTGCGGATTGGGAGGTGA
- a CDS encoding c-type cytochrome, translated as MAVLLVVFSIYNYIIYNTDGYVAVEKLSPVAVKGQQLFQSNRCWSCHQLYGLGGYLGPDLTNVYSAEGKGANYIKAFLNSGVKSMPQFHFTEEEKDALVEYLKQVDETGIYPNYEAEIEASGWVKIKYRNEE; from the coding sequence ATGGCGGTTTTACTCGTCGTTTTCAGTATTTATAATTATATAATTTATAATACTGATGGGTACGTGGCCGTAGAAAAATTATCCCCTGTGGCAGTAAAAGGCCAGCAATTGTTCCAGAGTAACCGTTGTTGGTCCTGTCATCAATTGTACGGCTTGGGTGGTTATTTGGGTCCGGATTTAACAAACGTATATTCCGCGGAAGGCAAAGGGGCAAATTACATTAAAGCGTTTTTAAACAGCGGGGTGAAGAGTATGCCGCAATTCCATTTTACCGAAGAAGAGAAGGATGCTTTGGTGGAGTATTTAAAACAGGTGGATGAAACGGGCATTTACCCAAATTACGAAGCCGAGATTGAAGCATCTGGCTGGGTAAAAATAAAGTATAGAAATGAAGAATAA
- a CDS encoding cbb3-type cytochrome c oxidase subunit I codes for MKNKVPFYFLLFALTALFLGMLFGLTASFQYLLPEFLKETVPFSKLRPFHVTSETSWIVLAATGSIYFFIASVEKFELFSRKLQSLHFLLFLFTGVAIYFSFAFDYTEGREYFAFKPILMIPILLGWILFGINYFKTLYANMKGWPVYYWMWGTGIVFMCYHLMEAHFWLFDFFRLNFIKDFAVQWKSTGSFTGSWNMLVYGISIYLMSKIKKDTDVATNKLAFFFYFLGLTNLMFGWAHHTYLLPTQPWIRYVAYGISMTEWIVLASIIYNWKRSVLKVESENHPMAYRFLLATDFWIFINIILALLFSIPAINFFTHGTHVTVAHSMGTTIGINTTILFSALFFIAHYVRPQLKTDTKWVKRGFVAFNISLFIFFVSLIIAGAKRSYWMYVSKEGSFAEMQDSVVPYYISFFIFGIGIFVSLLIVATPIFKALLQKIKS; via the coding sequence ATGAAGAATAAAGTGCCGTTCTATTTTTTGCTGTTTGCCCTAACCGCCCTGTTTTTAGGGATGCTCTTTGGGCTTACGGCTTCGTTCCAGTATTTGTTGCCAGAGTTTTTAAAGGAAACGGTTCCCTTCTCCAAACTGCGACCCTTTCACGTTACTTCTGAAACTTCGTGGATCGTGCTCGCCGCCACGGGCAGTATCTATTTTTTTATCGCTTCGGTTGAGAAGTTTGAGCTCTTTTCGCGCAAATTGCAATCGCTGCATTTCCTACTTTTTCTGTTTACGGGCGTTGCTATTTATTTCTCTTTCGCTTTCGATTATACCGAGGGGCGGGAGTATTTCGCTTTTAAACCTATTTTAATGATTCCGATATTATTAGGTTGGATATTATTTGGAATTAATTATTTTAAGACGCTATACGCCAATATGAAGGGTTGGCCCGTCTATTATTGGATGTGGGGCACGGGCATCGTTTTTATGTGCTACCATTTGATGGAGGCGCATTTTTGGCTGTTCGATTTTTTTAGATTGAATTTTATAAAAGATTTTGCCGTACAGTGGAAATCTACCGGCTCGTTTACCGGTTCGTGGAATATGCTAGTTTATGGCATCTCCATTTATCTGATGTCTAAAATTAAAAAGGATACGGACGTTGCCACGAATAAATTGGCTTTTTTCTTCTACTTTTTGGGGTTGACCAATTTAATGTTTGGATGGGCGCACCACACTTATTTATTGCCAACCCAGCCCTGGATTCGGTATGTAGCTTACGGAATTAGTATGACGGAGTGGATTGTTTTGGCTTCGATTATTTACAATTGGAAACGTTCGGTTTTAAAGGTTGAAAGCGAAAATCACCCTATGGCGTATCGCTTTTTGCTAGCTACCGATTTTTGGATTTTTATAAATATAATCTTAGCGCTTCTGTTCTCCATTCCGGCCATTAATTTCTTTACCCATGGCACGCACGTTACCGTGGCACATTCCATGGGCACTACCATTGGCATTAACACAACGATACTTTTTTCGGCCTTGTTTTTTATTGCGCATTATGTTCGGCCACAGCTAAAAACCGACACCAAATGGGTTAAGCGCGGGTTTGTTGCTTTCAATATTTCGCTGTTTATCTTTTTTGTTTCGTTGATAATTGCTGGGGCTAAACGCAGTTATTGGATGTACGTTTCAAAAGAAGGGTCGTTTGCTGAAATGCAGGATTCGGTCGTGCCGTATTACATTTCATTTTTCATCTTCGGAATAGGGATTTTTGTTTCGCTTTTAATTGTAGCGACGCCTATTTTCAAAGCTTTGCTTCAAAAAATAAAATCATAA
- the nadA gene encoding quinolinate synthase NadA, translating into MDLHQKITELKKQKNAVILAHYYQVPEIQEVADYVGDSLGLSQKAAETDAEMIVFAGVHFMAETAKILNPDKKVLLPDLMAGCSLADSCPADAFRTLVKAHPDHEVITYVNCSAEVKALSDIICTSSNAEKIVNSVPKDVPIIFAPDKNLGKYIQKKTGRKMLLWDGACIVHEAFSMDKLLKLYKENPGSKIIAHPESESHILETATYVGSTAGMIDYVKKHPAEKFIVATEAGILHKMQQEVPQAVLIPAPAEEDNTCACSECAFMKMNTLQKLYDCLLNENPQIEVTAEIRKKAIVPIERMLELSK; encoded by the coding sequence ATGGATTTACATCAAAAAATAACTGAACTGAAAAAGCAGAAAAACGCCGTCATCCTCGCGCACTATTATCAAGTGCCCGAAATTCAGGAAGTGGCAGATTATGTGGGCGATAGCTTGGGACTGTCGCAAAAAGCTGCCGAAACCGATGCCGAAATGATCGTCTTTGCTGGCGTGCATTTTATGGCAGAAACGGCCAAAATTTTGAACCCCGATAAAAAAGTTTTGTTGCCCGATTTAATGGCGGGTTGTTCGTTGGCAGATTCGTGTCCCGCCGACGCTTTTCGCACTTTGGTGAAAGCACATCCAGATCACGAGGTGATAACGTATGTGAATTGTTCTGCGGAAGTAAAAGCCTTGAGCGATATTATTTGCACCTCTTCCAACGCCGAAAAAATAGTGAATTCGGTGCCAAAGGATGTGCCAATTATTTTTGCGCCCGATAAAAATCTGGGAAAATATATTCAGAAAAAAACCGGACGTAAAATGCTGCTTTGGGATGGCGCATGTATTGTACATGAGGCTTTTTCGATGGATAAACTGTTGAAACTTTACAAAGAAAATCCGGGTTCAAAAATTATTGCGCACCCCGAAAGCGAGAGCCATATTTTGGAAACGGCAACTTATGTAGGCTCCACCGCCGGAATGATAGATTATGTGAAAAAACATCCGGCGGAAAAATTTATTGTCGCCACGGAAGCGGGTATTCTTCACAAAATGCAACAGGAAGTGCCTCAGGCCGTACTAATACCTGCTCCCGCTGAAGAAGACAACACCTGCGCTTGCAGCGAATGTGCGTTTATGAAAATGAACACCTTGCAAAAATTGTACGACTGCTTGCTGAATGAAAATCCGCAGATTGAAGTTACCGCAGAAATTCGGAAAAAAGCCATTGTGCCCATTGAGCGCATGTTGGAATTATCAAAATAG
- the nadB gene encoding L-aspartate oxidase, with amino-acid sequence METNFLIIGSGAAGLTLAVKLAAKFPKKKITVVTKAHVSESNTKYAQGGVAAVFDLKKDSFQKHIDDTLRAGDGLCDEAVVEMVITEGPERLRELMEWGAKFDTDANGQLTLGREGGHSKFRVIHHKDTTGNEIERTLLERSNKLQNITMLPHHFAIDLITEHHFSEGKNENLSCYGAYVLDQISGNIFTIKADCTTLASGGMGQVYGHTTNPTVATGDGIAMAYRATARIQNMEFIQFHPTALYDGKNQSSFLISEAVRGFGAFLRNKNGERFMFNYDARGELASRDIVSRAIDSEMKNSGDDCVYLDCTHLNIDDFKKHFPNIYETCLQRNKNIAKDWIPVVPASHYLCGGVVVDVDGRTSLQNLFACGECSYTGLHGANRLASNSLLEALVYADRIFKYLCKHQPWQTTKDIPEWNDAGTVLLKDVEILQQKTVQLQSLMRRFAGVVRNNKDLKKASIQLEMLYFEVEALYQKHKLNTSLSELRNMVNVAHLIIQQSLIRKENRGGYFNEDYNKESVENIVNDKI; translated from the coding sequence ATGGAAACAAATTTTTTGATTATCGGGTCCGGAGCTGCAGGTTTAACACTTGCGGTAAAACTTGCTGCGAAATTTCCAAAGAAAAAAATAACAGTTGTTACAAAGGCCCACGTATCTGAATCGAATACGAAATACGCCCAAGGCGGGGTGGCAGCGGTATTCGATTTAAAAAAAGATTCTTTTCAAAAACATATTGACGATACGTTACGCGCAGGCGATGGACTTTGCGATGAGGCGGTGGTTGAAATGGTGATTACCGAAGGACCCGAACGGCTTCGCGAACTGATGGAGTGGGGTGCCAAATTTGATACCGATGCCAACGGCCAACTCACTTTGGGCAGGGAGGGCGGTCATTCAAAATTTAGGGTAATTCATCATAAAGATACTACGGGCAATGAGATTGAGCGCACACTTTTGGAACGTAGCAACAAACTGCAGAATATTACGATGCTTCCACATCATTTTGCCATTGATTTAATAACGGAGCATCATTTTTCTGAAGGGAAAAACGAAAATCTTTCGTGTTATGGAGCTTATGTTTTGGACCAGATTTCAGGAAATATTTTTACAATTAAAGCAGATTGCACTACGTTGGCTTCGGGCGGAATGGGGCAAGTTTACGGCCATACCACCAATCCCACTGTTGCAACCGGCGACGGTATTGCAATGGCGTATCGGGCAACAGCGAGAATACAGAATATGGAATTTATCCAGTTTCATCCCACAGCACTTTACGATGGAAAAAATCAATCTTCTTTTTTAATTTCGGAAGCGGTACGGGGGTTTGGAGCTTTTCTTCGTAATAAAAACGGAGAGCGATTTATGTTTAATTACGATGCTCGAGGCGAATTGGCATCGCGCGATATTGTTTCGCGCGCCATCGATTCAGAAATGAAAAATTCTGGCGATGACTGTGTTTACTTGGATTGTACCCATTTGAACATCGACGATTTCAAAAAACACTTTCCGAATATTTATGAAACTTGTTTGCAGCGAAATAAAAATATTGCGAAGGATTGGATTCCGGTAGTGCCAGCATCGCATTATTTGTGCGGCGGGGTGGTTGTGGATGTGGATGGCAGAACTTCTTTACAAAATCTTTTTGCTTGCGGAGAATGTTCGTACACAGGTTTGCACGGCGCTAATAGGCTGGCATCCAACTCGTTGTTAGAGGCATTGGTTTATGCAGATAGAATTTTTAAATACCTCTGTAAACACCAGCCCTGGCAAACGACCAAAGACATTCCGGAATGGAATGATGCAGGGACGGTTTTATTGAAGGATGTTGAAATTCTTCAACAGAAAACGGTCCAATTACAATCCCTAATGCGGCGATTTGCGGGTGTGGTTCGTAATAATAAAGATTTAAAAAAAGCATCCATTCAACTTGAAATGTTGTATTTTGAAGTGGAGGCACTTTACCAAAAACACAAACTAAACACAAGTCTTTCAGAGCTTCGGAATATGGTAAACGTGGCCCATTTAATTATTCAGCAATCATTAATTCGTAAAGAAAACCGCGGTGGATATTTTAATGAAGATTATAATAAAGAATCTGTAGAAAATATAGTAAACGACAAAATATAG
- a CDS encoding thioredoxin family protein gives MKNLIKSSVNKAMDYSEYNLLFKQLVEEGRTTGEQTQEKIDYTKLNFSRTKRLDKTAIISEESMEVFKNVSEKQTWLVISEPWCGDAAQTLPFLNKIAQLSENIDLKIVLRDENPELMDEFLTNGSRSIPVVIMLDADFNVINTFGPRSKAATKLVADYKERHGKIDDAFKEMLQNWYNNDKGISIINDILETLNVKA, from the coding sequence ATGAAAAATTTGATAAAAAGCTCCGTAAACAAAGCAATGGATTATTCCGAATACAACTTGCTTTTCAAGCAATTGGTTGAAGAAGGCAGAACCACTGGCGAACAAACACAAGAGAAAATCGATTACACAAAGCTGAATTTCAGTCGCACAAAGCGTTTGGACAAAACCGCTATTATTTCAGAAGAAAGTATGGAAGTTTTTAAAAATGTTTCAGAAAAACAAACTTGGTTGGTAATCAGCGAACCCTGGTGTGGCGATGCCGCGCAAACGCTTCCGTTTCTAAATAAAATTGCACAACTTTCAGAAAACATCGATTTAAAAATTGTGCTTCGCGATGAAAACCCGGAATTGATGGATGAGTTTTTGACAAATGGTTCGCGCTCCATCCCCGTGGTTATTATGCTCGATGCAGACTTCAACGTAATCAATACTTTTGGTCCACGCTCGAAGGCCGCGACAAAATTGGTTGCTGATTACAAGGAACGTCACGGGAAAATAGACGATGCCTTTAAGGAGATGCTGCAGAATTGGTATAATAATGATAAGGGAATTTCAATAATTAATGATATTTTGGAAACCCTGAATGTAAAAGCGTAA